The Kryptolebias marmoratus isolate JLee-2015 linkage group LG1, ASM164957v2, whole genome shotgun sequence sequence CACACTgacttgttttctcttttttcaagatttaaacGATGATTGCAGATATATTCTTCCGCAGATTGCAAACATTGTCCAAGCGCACGTGTCCTCAGTCCCAGCTGATCATCTTCCTCGTTGGGTTCAGCTCCAGAACACAAGCTCGACCTGGAATTATTCTTTACAACTTCCTCGAGTGGAGAAAGTCTTCCTTTGTGACGAGGCCCGGATCGGATCCGAACAGTGGACCCTGGAGGGGGTGGACCAGGAGACTTGTAGTGAACCGCTGTCCTGAAGCATGAATGAGCCTCTCAGCCGGGATGGAGCGGGAGGGAGGGGCCAAGTGCCATATGGGGGACCGATTGTTGAAATGGATGCTCTCATTGGTGTAAAGTGCGTCCGCTGTTTGGAGCCGTGCCAGATTCAGCATCCAACCAGGGAGTCCCTGCAGAGAACTTTTTTACACAGGTTGgatcttttttaaacatttggagTGAAATGAAAGGTGGTCTTTGTGTGCGTGCACGAGAAAGGTGAGGAACTGGACGGTGTCAGGGagagtttctttctgtttgacgGCGCTCAGAATTATGcaaaatgtgaaagaaatgcctgcaaatgtttgcagttttgggatattttttattattattaatgtttcaGCAGCTTAAATGTTGGACACCCTTCTATTTATTTTGTCCATTCAAAGTGAGCATTTAAGGCGAGCGCGCGCCCCTTTGAGCGCAGTGACTCCGCTCAGGACGCATCGCATCACTGTCAGTCCGAACAATGACCGTCTGGCTGCTCCATCAGCCTCCATCAGCAGCGGACGGAgctgcgctctgattggtcggcTCCGCTGAGTGACGGAGCCCCAAATGAGTTCTTCATCAGCACGAGAGAGCAGCTCCTCACCTTCTGAGTCACAAAATGAGTCGGAATGGACCTTCCTCTGTTCTGTCGTTACCCACGCATGGAGTGATATTTAACTCAGACTGGCtcccatttctttttgttttcaatatgGACACTTAAAGcgcaatttgtttttttttaaataacatttaatttaattatttgcatGAGTCTAACTTCAACCTGTTTCAGTACAGtgtggaaaatatttatatagGGACATTTTGGGGAGTAAATATAAATTTCCGctccaataaaaagaaaagtttttcctctttctctctctcttcttttttcttgttctcaATATCTGCCCCCTTACCGGGACTATTGTCTCTGTGTTGAATTTGTGCGCCCGGACAATGAAAGTAAATCCCCCCCACGGATCCCGCCTCAACCCACCATCTGCCAGCGCGGGACAAAGTCAGATGTTCCCCCAATTATGAGCGCAGTCTCGGGGATTCCTGCGGCCGAGTCTCCGCCCTGTCGCCTTGTCCACTTCCACTAAGATGACTGACAGCTGGACTTACCCCCCAAACTATGAGAAAAGCTGCACAAGAGGACACTTTGGCTACTTTGCTTTAATTCCTTTACTCTGTGCGCAACAGTGAGAAAGCTGTTAGGTTTTACGGGAGTTAGGCCgtctttattaaagaaaactgcagaaaattaAAGGAATGGATTCATTTCAAGGTTAATATTACTGAATTCTGTGAGAAACAAATGTCCTTGAAAGCTACACTCTATAAAATTACATTTGGGTGTTGCGTGAAATACACAGTTTCATGTTGAGTTTAATGTCTTTAGTTGATTTTAAGCAGTCAAAGTAAGCAGGTTTTGCTGCATTAGATCAACAATATATTAAAGCAAGTAAATACTGCCAGTGAAATCTaacttctctgctttgactAAATAAAGATTTCCCATACTTCATTGCTCCTGAGGCCATGGGAAGCTACTTTTAATGGACTTTAAGCTGTTTTCCTCCATGTGTTTTAGGAATCTTTTGAATCCGTTGCCATCCATGAACTTTGTGGTgagaaaaaactcaaacatttaacactttgtACATTTAAAGGCTCTCATTGGAAGCTATAAAATAAAGCATCGCAAACATTATTCTGAACTATATTAAATGGTGTAGTTTGAAAGAGTTCCctccagtagtttttcagatttattgatATGGAATTCCAATATGCTGGTACACactcaatataaacaaagcactctCTGAAACCCaggtggaagcttgagtcacatgactgacctacataTGGCGGGATTGTACAAGCATAGAATCTCAGAGAATATATTTAAGTGGAAATATGAGAGTGAATCTGcttttaacacaaaataaaagacaaagacagctGTCGAGAATAAATATTGAGGTTCAAGCATGGCTGTGGAGCGACAAAAAGACAGAGCTCGGCATTCAAATATGTTTTAGTCTAACACTCAGAATATTTATAACTCAAACATCAATAAATCTCCAGATTGTTATATGCTTAAAAACATCCTATAAATTGCCTACAAGACCAAGCCTGGATTAGGCCAACCAGGGTTACAATCCTgctattttttgtcatttctgtacATTATATTGTACTGTTGTAATGTTGTACACATATCTGAACGTAAATGCACATCATAAATACATCCGAATTGTTGAATTTCTCATTTCCAAACAGCTATTTCAGGcattttgacctattttcagtcacttcagctgtttccaggTAAACAAGCTCATGTAATGCATCTCATAAATTTGGCTTACAAATTTTATCTTTAGCACACATTAACCACTGATATGAGAACAaaagttttgcagattttggttatatatttttttttgtattcgtCCTCAGGACTTTGTAATTAGTGTGTTTCAACAAGTTTAGTGAACCCAGTTGACATGAAGTTGGGCAAatctaacattttatttcctagTGTGTAAGCAGCTTCAGCTGAACACCACTGACAGAATAAGACAAACACTTGTTATATGACGTGAAAATATTTTTCGTTTTTAAGAGACAAAGGCAGGTCGTGCACTTTTATTCATCTTTATCATTTCTTTAAGCTTCCTGGTTGGTTTCCAGCTTGCTCCGCAGCTCATGTCATCATTTGATGGGTTGAATTATCTCTAAAAGTCCCGAGCTGTGCAACCGAACTGGTCATCGTGGCGCATTTTATTGAAGAGCtcattaaataaatctgttcgGAGTTTGAGTCAGTGTTGCCGGTGGTGGGGGAGTTCTGTCCTCTCCTCCAGCTGGAGGTGTCCCGATGCTCCACGACTTTCTGTTCAAGAGTGTTGTTTCTGGTTTGCTGAACGGGGTATTAGTCCGACCACAAACGTCTTTCTAATCAGTTTAACCCGCTGAGACGGTCAGCCCGTGCGCTTTTTTTGAGGAGTGTGCGCGAGGGGAGCCAGaataaaaaggggggggggacttAGGCTGGAGGTGTGGAGGGGATCAGTGACTGCAAGCTAAACAATGGGGGTATCGTGTGCCGCTCGTCCTCTCCAGCATTCCCTCGCTCCCATGGGACACGCAGAGCCACTTTGTGTGGATGGCACTGTGTCCACGGAGGTCAGGAGGGGCGTGGCGTGTGCGCgcgctcgtgtgtgtgtgtgtggacgcaGCAGCTGGTTTCCGTCTCTCCTctgtgcagaaaacaacaacagaaccaaAGCGACCTACCACGTCACCTATCGATCGCGGTATATTgcgctcattttttttttttttttttttttgtttacgcATTTAGGGAAGGATGCAGATCCCTGTGGGACTGTCGGTATGCGCAATTAAAGCTGGACCGCCTTCAGCCTCATTTCGTATTATTATAACAAACCATCACCTTTGCAAGCCTTTGGATTCATAACCCTCTTCATTGCAATTTGAGCCCCCCCTAAAAAACTCATTAAAGATAATATATCTTTAGGAAAGTCTACACCAAGAGAAGCCTGGAGGGCCCATTGGTGGACGAAAACTGTGCCACGAGTTTAAAAGTTTCATCTGAACTGCGTAATAATGTTTCCCTAAAATGAgacgtttgtgttttctggtAAATTGGGATCATAATTTGGATGCAGTTTAACATCTGCTCATTGGAAACTTTTCCCCTTCACTGCAGACAGTTTGACTTGAAATAGGCAGAGAAGCACAGGTGTTGCGTTTCATCTTCTTCCCTGTCAGTGATTTCAGTGTGCCATCTTACTTTGCGTTCTTTACTGTGTCgtgtgcacttttttttcttgataacTTTACTTCTAAGATACAGATTTTAGGCAGCAGATGTGACATGTTTCCCACTCATTGTTAAGATGTTTCCACTCTTTTTCCAGCCTGCTGTCAAGAAGTCTGTGGCCACATTttggtgattaacaggtttttgttgttgtttgttttgggggttaTTTCATGGTTGGTGTTTTTAACAGACTTTTACATGGTTTTAATTTCACTAAATTACTATACATGAAGGAACTACCAAAAATTAAACATAGGCctacaataaaatatatgtatgtcATAAACTTACATTTCATCTCAAAGTGCTCTTGTTTTCTTCCTTATCTGGTGTCTAAAATTACATATAACAGTAAAGTATCAACACTTTCTTAAACATATGGTTTACATTAACTTTCACCTGTATTTGAGCAATCTGGTCCAAGTGCAAAACTTCAATATGtccagtttcagctgttttgtaaaCTCATTTAGAAAGCAGTTATTTAAGAAAAGTTCACTTAAACAcaacaagatttttatttgataaagcGGCAGATTTTAATCTCggttaaaataaactttactctAAGATTATTTTACGTTCCTGccacaaaaagaggaagaatgTCTTCAACTTTCTCTCCCAGCAGACTTTTTCCCTTCAAGTTTCAGAGGAAAGtaacaataaatataatttaaataaccCTTGTGTTAATATCAGATGAtttaatttgtgaaaatgtATGTTTCAGCTCAAGTTAAAacttagaaaatatttttttatattgtcttaattcaagatttaaaaaaggacttAGTACATTTATTGAATataatgtaaaagaaaatctaattttctaAAAACGAAGATCTTACGGGTCCTGTTTGTGGAACATTATGAGGAACCAATCCAGAAATGGGTCTGCTGGTTCCTGTCATTGAAAACTTGTGCATTACCACCATCTACTGGTCtaattataaaaaatgtttggaacTCTTTCAGTATTCTCATACAGttcacacagagaaacagacagattCGAAAAGAGCTCATTTATGGActgctttatttaatttctccaGTAAATTACAGTTGAGGGTACAcaagatttttttccttcattcaaaacaagttttaagTACAGCAGAGACAAAGTCTCTGAAACACTATCAGCAatgtaaaaagacaataaagatTTGCCATTTAAtgacttgctttttttttctttcatttcttagACTGGAAGTTCTTAAATAAGACGACCAGTGAAGTAGCTGTCATTGGTCAGCCTGTTGGCACCCTGACTGGCCACCAGCCACACCCTGTCTCCCTTTTTAAGCCTGATGTAGATGCTGCCACTGGCTGTGATGGATCCACGCCGGCGGGTGGTGAACGAGTGCAGAACCAGGTCTCCGTTACGCAGCAGATCTATGCTGCCCGACTTCTGCTGGATCCCACAGTTGAACTCAAACTCATATATGCCTGGTTGCTCACAGGTGAAGTAGCCGGTCTTGGAATTGTAGTTGTCCTTGTCATTGTAGATGACATTAACAAAGGAGATGGGGGTTCCAGCTTTGGATACGCTTTTGCCCAGAAGTGCAAAGAAGGCATGTTTCCCTGCCCGGTCTCGGGATCTGCGATGGCCACGCCAGTGTCGGCGTCTAGGGGGTCCtgtgtgcaaaaacacaagTACAGTTTATCTAAGAACATAAAATGTCAAGGAGGCCCATGTAGACCTGGTccaaatgaaaattaaaaaacataaaatgacactattaataaatatatataatatatttgatcattttttaccATTAATTTAAGAAGGCAAAGTTAATTTTAGCAGGTATATAAATGAGAGTGGCTTGTTTAACTAGACTTCTATTTGATTctggttaaaaatatataataacaaaaaaggagaaagaaactcaaacaaatacacacaagtTATCACTTACAGGCTGACAATTTTAGGATGAACTTACCATCCTCCTTCCATGGACTGAGGTCAAATTCAGGGATGTCCTCACACTTGGTGTAACCAGAACCACGAGGCCGATAGAGGAAGGGTTGCTCAGGTACCTCAGTGATACCAGTGTTGTCACAGATGATGCGAGCCAGGGATGTGTTCTCCAGTGACTCCCTCTGGTCATCGGTGAAGACGCCATCATTCTCCCAccagaagctaaaataaaacactgtattttagtttaaagtccATGAAAGTAAAATACCAACAAATATGACTATCTTTAGATCTTTAACTGAAGCAGTTCTGTCATTTTCTAATTGTTTACCGATCTCCTTGGCGGATCTTTTGGAACTGGGTGGCAATAAGGCAGCCAAACAGGGGACCCACTCTTCCTCCGTGGACAAATGGCTCAGCCACTCCTCCCAGCCATGGATCAATGTTGTCAGCAGAGCCATACAGATCCAACAATTTCTTAGCCATATCCTCATTTTTCAGCACGTCAGCCAACTGCTTTTGATTCTTTGGCTGTGACAATCCACAGAACTTACGCCATTTGTTGTAGCCTGAAAGTGGCAAACACACAGTTTATGATGATGCAGAATCTACAATAGtctacaatatatatatatatatataaaacaagcTTTCCAGTTTCAAGGCATCTGGACTAAATAAATACCAGGGAGTCCATGGTCTCTGGCTCTCTGCATGTTCAGCGATCCCAGATCCAATGCCAACTTCTCAGTGAACTTAAACAGCCTGTCTCTCAGCTCATCAGACAATATGCTATCCTGGGTGTTCAGCTTAGCCTGGCGACCAATCAAGCCTCTTATGATTGGGTCAATTCCACCTGCAGAACACATGAAACCATTTAGACTTGATCAATGAATTCCCTCTCTGCTTCATGGAGGGTTAAGAAGTTCAATGTCTTACCTTCAAAGATGACCCTCCATGGTGTCGACATGGTTTTGTGGATCACCTGTGTGGGGTAATCTGGGTGATCCTGGTAGTTCTCATCAAGACGAAACATGAAGGGTTGAAGCATCGTATGGGCAAATCGGAAGGCAGCTGTGGCAAAAACATTAGCAATGCTAGCATCTACATTTTCATCATAACCTGGGTAGGTTGAGAGCTTGGCAGCCATGACATCTGGGCCAACAATGTGGGGGAGCCAGTCTCTGTAAGTGATAACCTGAAATACAAAAGACAAACTGGGTTAACAATGTGAACAAGTAAACATGGCCCTTTGATCCCAACCCTCTCTTTTAGTGTTCGTGTTCTTCTTCCTGTCTCTTACCTGGGAGTGTCCTCCCATGATTTTGCGTGCTTCTTGGTAGAGTCTCTCTCCATCCCAGTGTGGGTTGAGTTTAGCCAGGGCCCGAGCCAGACGGTTGTGCTCTCTCAAGAACAGTGCGTGTAAAGAAGTCAGTCCAATGTTCTCATCAACACGAGTATCACCTTAAAGGTGAGAGAGAATAATCAAGAAGGGAAAATGATGTCTGCCCTAAAGATggctagattttttttttttttttcagtttgactaTAACAgcaaggtttttttctttttagctcaCCAGCAATAAAGCACGGCACCTCTTGAGCAGTAGGATCATTAGTTATGCGGCGACGGGTGGCACACATGTTGACCACCACGTTGGTGAAAGGCAAATGCTCACGCTCGTTATCATTATACTCTGCATTGACCCTCAACAGGCCCTTATCGTTACTGAGGTCTCGAAGCAGGCGAACTTTGGCGTCATCAGAACCATAGACCTGACCCACATCAATGTAGGAAGTAAGAGTGTTTATCTGTTGGCGGATGGTGCTGGCTCCAAAGATGTGGCCTGTGTTTCCAGAACCACAAGCTGGAGAAGAGCGGAAGAAAGGCATGCACTCCTTCAAGCTACTTTGTAGACGGGGGTCATTAGCGGGGAACTGTAAATAGCACAGGAAACTGTTagctgtgaatgtgtgtgtttcaaatATATGTCTTTCATGTATTCATAAAGGACTGTTGGAATGTAAAAACACTGACCTTGATGGGGAAACATGGCTCTGTGTTGGCACAGGTGTCTTCACAGTTAACGCCCATATTAAATGATCTGATAGAAGGAGAGTGAGGGGTAAAAGTCAGGTCGTGGTCCGTCCACTGGCCAAACAGAGTCACCATGAAAGTGTAGAGTGGGTCAGAGTTCACATCATCGTTAGCTGTTGCCAGGATACGGTTGGATACTTCCCTCACCTGAGGACAGGGTGGAGGTAATTAGTACGGGTGTGATAATGTGCTGCAGATTAGAGATGAAATGTTACTCTGAACGTCATACCAGGGGAAGTAAATGATTGTTGACTTTCTTTCCAGCAGTCCAGCCTTTAGGAAGAGAGAGTCTATCTTCATACTCAGAAGGCAGCCAGCGGACAAACGGGATGTTAGAAGCACCCCAACGGGTGTTTTTGCTgtatgaaagagaaaaagaaaacccaagaTTTATTCTGTgtgatttctgtctttttaaaaagatatggATCATCTGTGcagttttcacacttttttatgTCATCTTTTAGTTCAAACTACAGTATATGTTCCTCTCAGTGCCGATTCAGCTGCGCTCTTGTTTTGGTTCCAACTACTGAATTGGTGATTTTGCAACTTGGCAGTGCCATcgcctcaaaataaaaaaaaagaattcttaGCCAGTGGGTTGGAGTAATTACAAGCTGCATTGGTTACATATaggaaaatgaaacaagaatcTCATTTATTTCCTGGCTATTCACTTTAGAGAGGTAGCCATGGCATAGCTTTGAACTTTTGCTCCAACAAGAAAAATGCTTGATTTTCCTGAAGGtgaaaaaaaggcctttttaGCAACCTTATAGACTGTTAGTTCATGTTATCAAGTATTCCGAAAAATCAACCAGTTGGATTTGCTGATAGTTTCATGGCACACtctaaaaatatgaagaaatatgCTAAATTTTTGTGATGGATGACAACTTGTCCTGCCCAAGCGTCCAAATGTGACGAGATGGGAGTGAGAATGTGTTGACTTGTCATATGTTCAATGGAAAATCAGGACATTaattatgccaaagttttgagttttaaaacGCTGtaactttcctgtttttactcCAGATAAATGACCTTTTTGAAAGCTTTAAAGCAGATTGGTTTTGAAAACTTAGTACCATTAGtgaactaatttttttttaaaaagtctttcagTGAATAGTTTCCTCACAGGTTGTTGCAGATGTTGCTCCCTGTCTGGTACTTGTATAAGTTGGGAATATCGCTGCAGGAAACGAGTCTGATTTGCGCAGCGCAGCCTGTCAGCTTGGAGATCACTTCCAGGTCCTCCTCACAGATCAGATCTGAGGAACACAAGACAGGAACCAGAATGAGCTGCGGCTCagagttttgaaacaaaaaaaagaagaaaaatcactgTAAATATAGACCTGTGGCGTTGATGGAGCGTTTGTGACGTTTTAGCAGGGACTCCTGGATCAGATGAATCGCGTTGTCCATGTAGTCAGCGGCGCGCACAGCCACCCTGGACTGACCGTGAGGCTGCTTTAGGAGCCTCAGGATGTCTGCAGGTGATGCTGCATCTCTCTTCACCCGGTCAATGCTCCTGTGAAGAGAGGGCAGACTTGTAAATACCTTCATTTGGAACATTTGAGCTCCGTTTgaaaaatccaaagaaaaagttcatttattttgtttccactCACAGTCGTCGGGAGTATTTGTAAGCTGCGTCCACATTGGCTTTAGCTTCGTTCACACacttttcaatgaaactctgaCTCAAACGGGCTtctgaaaacacataaaataacatGAGACACGACATCATACAGAACGACAGGGATGATATTGTACAGATCCTTACCTGCCACCTGGCTCTGCAGGCACAAGGCTAGACCCACAACCAGCAAGCTCAGGGAAATCTTCAtctctgagaaataaaatagtCCAGTCACTTTGAGGAAATAATTCCTCGAAATCTTTGTCCTCACAACCGAACAAATATATCtctaaacaataataattaaaaaaaatcaatgacttaaaatgaaaaagttcaaatatat is a genomic window containing:
- the LOC108234431 gene encoding eosinophil peroxidase — encoded protein: MKISLSLLVVGLALCLQSQVAEARLSQSFIEKCVNEAKANVDAAYKYSRRLSIDRVKRDAASPADILRLLKQPHGQSRVAVRAADYMDNAIHLIQESLLKRHKRSINATDLICEEDLEVISKLTGCAAQIRLVSCSDIPNLYKYQTGSNICNNLKNTRWGASNIPFVRWLPSEYEDRLSLPKGWTAGKKVNNHLLPLVREVSNRILATANDDVNSDPLYTFMVTLFGQWTDHDLTFTPHSPSIRSFNMGVNCEDTCANTEPCFPIKFPANDPRLQSSLKECMPFFRSSPACGSGNTGHIFGASTIRQQINTLTSYIDVGQVYGSDDAKVRLLRDLSNDKGLLRVNAEYNDNEREHLPFTNVVVNMCATRRRITNDPTAQEVPCFIAGDTRVDENIGLTSLHALFLREHNRLARALAKLNPHWDGERLYQEARKIMGGHSQVITYRDWLPHIVGPDVMAAKLSTYPGYDENVDASIANVFATAAFRFAHTMLQPFMFRLDENYQDHPDYPTQVIHKTMSTPWRVIFEGGIDPIIRGLIGRQAKLNTQDSILSDELRDRLFKFTEKLALDLGSLNMQRARDHGLPGYNKWRKFCGLSQPKNQKQLADVLKNEDMAKKLLDLYGSADNIDPWLGGVAEPFVHGGRVGPLFGCLIATQFQKIRQGDRFWWENDGVFTDDQRESLENTSLARIICDNTGITEVPEQPFLYRPRGSGYTKCEDIPEFDLSPWKEDGPPRRRHWRGHRRSRDRAGKHAFFALLGKSVSKAGTPISFVNVIYNDKDNYNSKTGYFTCEQPGIYEFEFNCGIQQKSGSIDLLRNGDLVLHSFTTRRRGSITASGSIYIRLKKGDRVWLVASQGANRLTNDSYFTGRLI